In Vibrio sp. STUT-A11, a genomic segment contains:
- a CDS encoding DUF2780 domain-containing protein — translation MRKTLLTLALLSVNIGSAHAFLDAVVEKSSESGLMDMVGQSLSTESSPLTELLTSQLPVSTEQAAGGSSALLALAQSQLSSENSSELESLVPGLSSLSGAQSLLGNIESLSAVQSAFDTLGLDASMISQFAPVILEYLNQQGASESLLSSLTGLWSNE, via the coding sequence ATGCGTAAAACACTTCTTACTCTGGCATTGTTGTCGGTGAATATCGGCAGTGCACATGCTTTCCTTGATGCAGTAGTAGAAAAAAGTAGCGAGAGCGGACTGATGGACATGGTCGGTCAAAGCTTAAGTACGGAATCTTCACCATTAACTGAGTTGCTAACGAGTCAACTACCAGTATCAACAGAACAAGCTGCAGGTGGCAGTAGTGCATTACTTGCGCTAGCACAAAGCCAGTTATCGAGCGAGAACAGCAGTGAACTGGAATCTTTAGTACCGGGTTTATCTAGCCTGAGTGGCGCACAAAGCTTACTAGGTAATATTGAAAGCCTAAGCGCAGTTCAAAGCGCATTCGATACGTTAGGACTGGATGCATCAATGATCAGCCAATTTGCTCCTGTAATTTTGGAATATCTAAACCAACAAGGTGCAAGTGAAAGCCTATTGAGCTCTTTGACAGGATTGTGGTCCAACGAATAA
- the rplQ gene encoding 50S ribosomal protein L17, which yields MRHRKSGRQLNRNSSHRKAMFSNMASSLVRHEVIKTTLPKAKELRRVVEPLITLAKTDSVANRRLAFARTRDNEVVAKLFNELGPRFAARQGGYTRILKAGFRAGDKAPMAYIELVDRPAAEEAAE from the coding sequence ATGCGCCATCGTAAGAGTGGTCGTCAACTCAACCGCAACAGCTCACATCGCAAAGCGATGTTCAGCAACATGGCTAGCTCTCTAGTACGTCATGAAGTTATCAAGACTACTTTGCCAAAAGCAAAAGAGCTACGTCGCGTAGTTGAGCCTTTGATTACACTAGCTAAGACTGACAGTGTTGCTAACCGTCGTCTAGCATTTGCACGTACTCGTGACAACGAAGTAGTTGCAAAACTATTTAACGAACTAGGTCCACGTTTTGCTGCTCGTCAGGGCGGTTACACTCGTATCCTAAAAGCTGGCTTCCGTGCTGGTGATAAAGCTCCAATGGCTTACATTGAGCTTGTAGATCGCCCAGCTGCTGAAGAAGCTGCTGAGTAA
- the rpoA gene encoding DNA-directed RNA polymerase subunit alpha, translating into MQGSVTEFLKPRLVDIEQISSTHAKVTLEPLERGFGHTLGNALRRILLSSMPGCAVTEVEIEGVLHEYSTKEGVQEDILEILLNLKGLAVRVAEGKDEVFITLNKSGSGPVVAGDITHDGDVEIANPEHVICHLTDDNAEIAMRIKVERGRGYIPASARIHTEEDERPIGRLLVDATYSPVDKIAYAVEAARVEQRTDLDKLVIDMETNGTLEPEEAIRRAATILAEQLDAFVDLRDVRVPEEKEEKPEFDPILLRPVDDLELTVRSANCLKAEAIHYIGDLVQRTEVELLKTPNLGKKSLTEIKDVLASRGLSLGMRLENWPPASIAED; encoded by the coding sequence ATGCAGGGTTCTGTAACAGAATTTCTTAAGCCACGTCTAGTTGACATCGAACAAATCAGCTCGACTCACGCAAAAGTAACTCTTGAGCCATTAGAGCGTGGCTTTGGTCATACTCTGGGTAATGCACTTCGCCGCATTCTTCTATCTTCTATGCCTGGTTGTGCAGTGACAGAAGTAGAGATTGAGGGCGTACTTCACGAGTACAGCACTAAAGAAGGCGTACAAGAAGATATTCTTGAAATCCTTCTAAACCTTAAAGGTTTGGCAGTGCGTGTTGCTGAAGGCAAAGATGAAGTGTTCATTACTTTGAACAAATCAGGCTCGGGCCCTGTGGTTGCAGGTGACATCACCCATGATGGTGATGTAGAGATCGCTAACCCTGAACACGTTATTTGTCACCTAACGGATGACAACGCTGAAATCGCAATGCGTATTAAAGTAGAACGTGGTCGCGGTTACATTCCAGCTTCTGCGCGTATCCATACTGAAGAAGATGAGCGTCCAATCGGTCGCCTACTAGTAGATGCTACTTACAGCCCAGTAGACAAAATTGCCTACGCTGTAGAAGCAGCTCGTGTAGAACAGCGCACCGATCTAGACAAGCTTGTTATCGATATGGAAACAAACGGTACTCTAGAACCTGAGGAAGCAATCCGTCGTGCAGCTACTATCCTAGCTGAACAATTGGATGCATTCGTAGATCTTCGTGATGTACGTGTTCCTGAGGAGAAGGAAGAGAAGCCAGAATTCGATCCGATCCTACTGCGTCCTGTAGACGATCTTGAACTAACAGTTCGCTCTGCTAACTGTCTGAAAGCAGAAGCGATTCACTACATCGGTGATCTAGTACAACGTACTGAGGTAGAGCTACTTAAAACGCCTAACCTTGGTAAAAAATCTCTTACTGAGATTAAAGACGTACTTGCGTCACGTGGTCTGTCTCTGGGCATGCGCCTAGAAAACTGGCCACCTGCATCAATCGCTGAAGATTAA
- the rpsD gene encoding 30S ribosomal protein S4 → MARYLGPKLKLSRREGTDLFLKSGVRAIDTKCKIDNAPGVHGARRGRLSEYGVQLREKQKVRRMYGVLEKQFRNYYKEAARLKGNTGENLLQLLEGRLDNVVYRMGFGATRAEARQLVSHKAILVNGKVVNVPSFKVAANDVVSIREKAKQQSRIKAALEVSEQREKPTWIEVDGGKMEGTFKRMPERSDLSADINEQLIVELYSK, encoded by the coding sequence ATGGCAAGATATTTGGGTCCTAAGCTGAAGCTTAGCCGTCGTGAAGGCACTGACTTATTCCTTAAGTCTGGTGTTCGCGCGATCGATACCAAGTGTAAAATTGATAACGCACCAGGTGTACACGGCGCTCGTCGCGGTCGTCTATCTGAGTATGGCGTTCAGCTTCGTGAGAAGCAAAAAGTTCGTCGTATGTACGGCGTTCTAGAAAAACAATTCCGTAACTACTACAAAGAAGCTGCTCGCCTTAAAGGCAACACGGGTGAAAACCTACTTCAGCTTCTTGAAGGTCGTCTTGATAACGTAGTTTACCGCATGGGCTTTGGTGCAACTCGCGCAGAAGCACGTCAGCTAGTTAGCCACAAAGCTATCCTAGTAAACGGTAAAGTTGTAAACGTTCCTTCTTTCAAAGTAGCGGCTAATGACGTTGTTTCTATCCGTGAGAAAGCTAAACAGCAATCTCGTATTAAAGCGGCTCTAGAAGTTTCTGAACAACGTGAAAAACCAACTTGGATTGAAGTAGATGGTGGCAAGATGGAAGGTACATTCAAGCGTATGCCTGAGCGTTCTGATCTATCAGCTGACATCAACGAACAATTGATCGTCGAGCTTTACTCTAAGTAA